Proteins co-encoded in one Arachis hypogaea cultivar Tifrunner chromosome 11, arahy.Tifrunner.gnm2.J5K5, whole genome shotgun sequence genomic window:
- the LOC112723125 gene encoding pathogenesis-related protein 2: MGVFTFEDEITSTLPPAKLYNALKDADTITPKIIDDVKSVEIVEGNGGPGTIKKLTIVEDGETKFILHKVESIDEANYAYNYSVVGGVALPPTAEKITFETKLVEGPNGGSIGKLTLKYHTKGDAKPDEEELKKGKAKGEGLFRAIEGYALANPSQY; encoded by the exons ATGGGCGTCTTCACTTTTGAGGATGAAATCACCTCCACCCTGCCCCCTGCTAAGCTTTACAACGCTCTGAAGGATGCCGATACCATCACCCCTAAGATTATTGATGACGTCAAGAGTGTTGAAATCGTTGAGGGAAACGGTGGTCCTGGAACCATCAAGAAACTCACCATTGTCGAGG ATGGAGAAACCAAGTTTATCTTGCACAAGGTGGAGTCAATAGATGAGGCCAACTATGCATACAACTACAGCGTTGTTGGAGGAGTGGCTCTGCCTCCCACGGCGGAGAAGATAACATTTGAGACAAAGCTGGTTGAAGGACCCAACGGAGGATCCATTGGGAAGCTTACTCTCAAGTACCACACCAAAGGAGATGCAAAGCCAGATGAGGAAGAGTTGAAGAAGGGTAAGGCCAAGGGTGAAGGTCTCTTCAGGGCTATTGAGGGTTACGCCTTGGCCAACCCTTCTCAATATTAG